The region GATCCAAGAAATCAAGTGGAGGATAGACTTATTACCGAAAATGAATGGGACTTGGCAATTAGGGTACGTGATTTGCTTGATTGTTATGCACGTGGTACTAAGATATTTTCTTACGTTTACGAGCCAAATGTACATCTTGTTATTATCGAGTGTGTTAATATTATTACTACTTTAAAAGCATATGAAAATGATAATTGTTTTGGTGCAATCATTGTTGATATGAAAAAAAAGTGGATAGAATATTTTACTGAATTTCCTTATATTTATGGTGTTGCATGTCTTATTGATCCCGGTGTTAGAAAAgaaggtttagaaaatatgtttgAACATTATTACTCGGTGTTGGGAGTTTCATATAATCACGTGCTTTATGTGCAAAATTGTTTAGACTTATTACATCGTCTTATAGATCTATATACTCCTAGAACTCAAAATATTATACCACCTAAGACTAGTCAGTCTAGTAGGTTTAATCCCACATTACTTGGTATCCTAACTAAAAAACAAAAGTGTAGAATTCCCGAAAATGCATCTACACCTACAACTTCATTTAGCATGATTAGAGAGTTTTTTTCATATAACTATGAGTTTGATGATGATTTTTCAATACTAACGTGGTGGAAGAATCATGAGAACCAATTTCCGGTATTAGCTAAAATTGCAAGGGAAATTTTAGTAGTTCCCGCCTCTACCATTGCTTCCGAGTCCGCTTTCAGTGCCGGTAGAAGAGTGTTGGACGAGAAGAGATCAAGTCTTGCACCGGATGTGGTCAAGATATGTGTTTGCAAAAAGGATTGGGATCAAGCGGCAAAGAGACAACAAGGGAAGAAAAAAGATGACTCGGACGGTGAAGAGGATACTTGGATGACGATGCACACTTCATCGGAATCGGGCACGTCAGCGAACGATCcacaagaagaagaagaatttgaATAGTTAACAAAATATTTTTGCCATGTATTTTTAGAATTTGTTATGttttatattttctttaaaatgTAAACACCGTTTGTTCCGTTTTTTTTTTGGAGAGGAGTCCTCTCAAATCaattgtaacattttttttaaattaataaaatttatagaggTATCGTCCTCTTTTCCCTATTTTATTTTAACACATTGTAGTTTTACAAATTCGGGAAAGAAAATTAACACCATTTTTTTAGAGACCCGAatcaagaaattgatttaattttctattaattaattacatcAATTAgttaatttatgaaaataaattaatcCAAGTTAAAAGAAGGTGTACACATAAAAAGAAAAAGATCGGACAGAGAATGAATAAACAAACATAAATGAATGAATATTTTGCAAACTCAGTTAACTGTGCTAATTCGCCAATTCGCCAATTCGCCAACTGTCACTCTGTCAGTACAAGTATGTATTTTATTCGTTTAATTCGCCAATTCGCGAATAACCGCGAATAACTCGGTCGTTTTCCTCTCCTCTCAATTAACCGTATTATTCGTTCAATTCGCGGTTTGTTCACGGTTCACTATTCTCGTTACACGGCCCGAACCGGCACGGCCCGTACTTCATAACGGTCCGTTCACGAATTTAGCTCTAATCAAACCGGCCCGGATTATATTCGGCCCGGCCCGCACGGCCCGATCGAATGGCCACCTCTAATATGAAATGATTGTTGTttgtaaaatttaaaaattatagttttttttatatataaaatgggTTCTTTTATTCACGATATAAAGCCGTTCACCAACTTTACTCATTTTTCCCTTGTATAAAACTCTACTATTGCGATCCTTGACATAAGCAGTAGCAAATGAAAATATTGGTGTTGATTTAACTTGTGGCAATTTGGTTACTGGGTTCGAATCCCGGCTGCAGATTTTTTATTTCTTCCTTTCCCCCCAATTTTAGCCGAATAGATTTTGCACAGCAGAACAGCAAAATCAGAAATATTGCTATATACATGTACAAGAGTCAAGAAGCATAACATTGTCGACAACTAATTCACTAAACACAGACTTCACTAAATTTATTAGCATTTAGCAATCTACAAAACACAACAGAACCACAACTTGTGTGGTACAATGATCAAGCAGCTCTTACACTAGAGAACTGCTTGTTATAACATGTTTTAGAAAAGGAACCAAACAATGGTGTTTTGTCATTGCTGTGAAGATGAGTTCCCTCATTCTCTTCGTGAATCGTATCCAATTTCTTCTCCAAGCTTAAGTTCCTCTTCTCTACTCGGAGTAAACGCGATGGCGCTATTTCAGTTGTTTGCAGATTATTGTTATTGAAGCTACTTAGCCTAGACATTTCTCCGGTAGCAAGTTGATGTGGCTTGAGTTTGCTGTTACTTATTACCAAGAGAAGGTGTATTTATAAGGATATTCGATGTCGATACGTTTCTGATATTAGTTTATATTCGACACCAATTAGTAGGGAATCGAGTTCTGTTTTGTGTGACTCAGATTCAATATTTGCCAATATGAACGCTATCTTGGAATATATGAATATAGACAAAGTGGCTTACTTGAATTGTTTGTGGATGCTTTAGCTTGTTGATCACTGCAAGAATTATAATATCAACAAGTGGAACATATATATGCTGATATGCATAAATAGAATTTATCTATCAAAGCAATCTCTTAAGGATCTATCATAATTCACAACCACCAGACAAGATACAGTTAAATCTTAAAGACTACAGAGACTTTCAAATTCACTTGAGATAAGTATCAAACGAGTAAAGATTCACAACTGCAATACTTGTGGATCAGTGTTTAGGAAAAGATAAAAAGAAGATAATTGTAGAATTTAATATAAGATCTGGGTAAGTCCTTTACAAAACACAGCTTATGGTTTTATGAGAACTAGTAACCTAACGTGGTACATGACCTTAGGTCGCAAGAGTTCCCAAGTTCAACTTCCTGCCACCCACGAGATCTTGCTGCATGTCTATATTTTAACCACACGATAGAATTTTACATTCTCTTTAATTCCAACCGTGGAGTGACATCTCATCGCTTTTCGTGCCCAAGTCAGAAACTAGCTACTATATTATCCATCAATGTATAGCTATGAGTTTTATGATTTTAGTCCTATATTATAGCTATAAGACTAAATATAGATATGCATTGGGCTTGCTCTAAGAAATGCAGAATTCATTGTAAGCCATCAACTGTAGCAATGATTAAGAATATGTTGGTATAAATTTTCACTTTTATTACAACCATGGTCTGACATTTCTTGTAGCATATTGTTCCTTATTACTACTATAAGAAACTCAGAAGTCATTGGGAGTCATTCAATTTACAGTATGTCTAACAGCGACTAGGAATATGTTGTTCATTCATTGAAATAATAATAAGTGGGAGAGAGCTGAGACAGTGCTTTCACTATAGATGAACCTTCGATACATTTATGGATAAGAAGCAGCAGACGGAAAGTTTTGTCCCAAAACAATGCAGGTTCTGTATGTTGAAGAAGCACCTACAGGCTATAATATACATATGAAGCATCATCTTTATACCCTAAGGTTGTGTTCATTTGGTGGGAATGGATGAGGAAGGAATAGAATAAAAAATTATATACAAACTTTATGAAGAAAAAAGTATATATGAGTGAAATTATGAATGAATATGAGGTAGTTTAAATTTTCTATGATGAGGATTGTAGGAAAATTGATGCAGAAATGAAATGAGAATTCCTTCCAAAACATGTGGGTTAGAATTCTAGTTCAAATAGTTTGGAATGGAATGGAAGaagaaatgaaaattttaaacATTTTCCTTAAACTCATCCAAATAAGAGTTCAAATCTCATTCCATTCTCCCCTAATTCCATTCCATCAAAGTGAACCCAGCCTAAGGTTTTGGAAGGGTTTGTAGCTTAACATAGCAGCAGGTCTATCTGTAAGGTCTTCTTCCACAAACTAGCCGATACTGTAAATTCACCTTTAAGTCCTCGAAGCTTCATTTTCCACACGTGTTTGCTTAAATACTGGGTTCGTTAGCTCCAGCTCATCATGTTCATGGCACCATTTTCCCATACATCTTGATCTATGTAAATCAGTATTCAAGCATTCATTATTCACAGGCAAGAATTCAGGGGTGCACTCAACTTCAACTCAACTCGACCAAACTCATGTGTTTGCTCTCATCTTTTTTTTGACTAATTAACTATTTCCTCAATTCAAATGTAAAGAAATGGTGAGATGGATAGAGGACATGGTTTAACTGTATAGAATTGGTGTATAGAAGGAATCAGACTCTGGAAATATAAAACCACTAAAGCCAAACTGTTCTTCATATTATGACACTGACCATTGGTGTCATGGACGAGTCCATAGTCCATACATATGATGTATAGATTCTAAACCAAGGGCCGAGGCTTATAACATTCTATTTGTGTTCTAGCGCGGTTTGATCGGCATACCAACATTTCTGTCAAGCCAGGGTCTGAATTTTGAGGTTGATCTTGATATCTTCATCTAAGAAAATACTAGCTTTGATATTCACCAAAAACATCAATACCAGGAATAACATACATGTACATACACAGACACAGCAGATACATAGCAACTTCTAAAAACCTCTGGGGACATGAATTCATACTTCAAAAGGCACTTTCTGTGTACCCGTTGAATCATGGATAATAGCATAACATATGTACATATAAGCAAGGCTAATTAATCATGCCAAGGTCTGCAATTTTGAGGTTCATCTTCAATTCTTGATATCCTTATCTAACAAGATATTACTAACTTGTGATCCAACTATTGTACTTCTATATCATCTCTGTGTTGTTTTTCTGTATCATTCCTGTATAATGAGAGTAAAACCTCATCCAACTACCAGTCAACACATAGAATCCCATTCATTTTGTAAGATCACAATTCACAAATAAGACCAAGTCACCAGTAAGTAATATATTGTCATTTATAATGCAGCACACATATAGTGAAACATTCAAACTAAGAACAAAAGATAAAGAACAATACAATGAGTTTGACACAGTACAAAAGCTCCACACATCACAGCATATGGTAAACTCTGTTGCTAACCCAGGAACTTATTTTACACAATAAGATCATCAATATAACATATTAAGCAACAGCTACGGTTTCCGTTGGCTTTGATTCAGCTGTTCCTGCTGCTGATTCCCAGTACTCAGTCTTCTTCCCAGTTTTTGCAACAGTCTGGAAAACTGCATCAGGCTGCACATTACCCTTGACAGTCACTTTTTGTTGGTCGATATCAATGTCAAATGATTCAACACCTGGTGATAATTCAAGGCAATAGATATTACAAAAACATATCTACGAGTAAATCGGAATAATTTCAACGAAAACAAAAGAAAAGCTGTGAACTGGTGGTCGGATTTTAAACATGTACGGTATCTTTAATGCAGCAAAGCATAAAGGATATAATTTTTGGATATTAAGATTGACAAACCTTCCATTTTGCCTAAAACTCTCTTCACTGCTCCAACGCAACCTTGGCATGACATGCCAACCTTGAGGACAACGGTCTGCATTAAAAACCACAACATTATGCACAAGAACCAGAGAAAGTGGTTATAATTATAACTTAGAAAGTCATCAACAATATCATGGTGGTCCATTTTACTTGGCCAAACAAAATATGATTGTAAAACACAATTAGGAGCtcataatttatttaaaaattgtAGATAGACATTTAAATTCTAGTTAAGCTTTATTTTGTTCAGAGAAAAATGATGCTTTGGAAAAGATTCAGAGCTTTGCAGCTGAATTCTGTTTCATAAGTTAAATATCTAGATGTACTACAATAAAATCTTTATGCGAAAAAGATTTAAGATTTACAAACTAGTCAAACAGAAAACATATACCAAAAGAATGTAAACACATGTTTCACAACTTCGTATTTCAAGATAAACCACAAATAGCCATATATCAAGTTAATCTCTTCGAAACTAGAATCGGAAAAAACCACATCTTAGTAGTTAAAAATCCAAACAAAGTGTCAAATTGAAGcaaagaaaatcataaaaactaaCGAATATTAAGGTCGATCCAAAAAGATGGTTCACACCGGCACATCCTATAAAGAAAGATGAGTCCTTCACTAAATTCTAGAAAAATACTAGAGGTCCCAAATTGGGTAcaaattttttttacaaaatgaCATGGGTTATACTGATCGGCTATATCTCACTCAATGGACCCACGTGCATTCACACCGGTATCACCACTAAAATCATTCCATAATATGGTATCACCGATGACATGCCATTTTGAAACAATTTATATTAACAAATTTTATATCTCTAACATTACTCCTAATTTTACCTAACTGTAGTTTAAAACTGGTTTTAGTTTGAAGAAAGCAGTAACAACGCAACTAGGGTCAAATCTCGAATTTCTAATTAAAAAAACACAGGTATATCCAAAACCCGAATCCAAAAACACCTAAAATGCAGCAACAAACAATCTAAAGCAAGACACAATCAAACTAACATAATAGAGCAAGACTAAATCAAAACAACAATACAGAAGAATAAATCATATGTAATCATCAACAAACACATACACAATCAATCACAAACATGAATATACAGACAAAAGATGTATGTATAAATATAATATTCAGAAAAGGGTACCTCAGCCATATCGAATTATGGGGATTGATACGAACGTCTGATCGGAAAGAAGAAAAAATAAATGAGATAAAACAGAGAAAATTGATGGGGATGATAATAAAACCGTGTTTGGGTATCCTATTTATAAACCGGAATACAAGTCGTTTGTGGGACCCATTCGTGGGTCCATGGTACCAACTAACTCCGCTAATAGTAAAATTTAGATACATCAAATGTCAAATTAAATTTACTAATAAattgttatttttattaataaaaaaatacaCCGTGTTGCTTCGTGCTAACTGCTCAGGGTAACATATTATATGAATCATGCGTGACATATAATTATAGTACTATTGAATTATATTTGATTTGCAATAAATGTGAAAAATAAATTGTCTTTTTCATATTTTAGTCATTGTGAAAGATACATTGcagtaaataaaaatttaaatttaaaacttGACAATTATCGTTATTTTAAGGAAAATACCTTGACAATTACGCACATAAATTTATCATAAATAAATTGACAATCACGTAAAGAAATTATTATTGACTTGACCATTGAAAAGTTAGGGGCAGCTTTCAAAACATAAGCCAGAATTGAATTTGTATTAAAAGAAGTATTCGTAAgagaaaatttaataatatataaaaagCTCAACATTGAAgcattatattatttttatttaaaaaaattagtatttgTTAAAAGAATTATATTAAAACTTGACTTTACAAATTAAATATACCGTCGGCCAAGTGATTGAGTTCATGTTTTGAGGAAGAATATATCATAATTAtaaaagttaaataaaatttGGTTTTTGGTAAaagagtttaatggaagaaacGGCAACATAAGAAAAGGCAGGGGGTGTGATAAAAATGGGTGTAGTACAAGATGTTGTACATGTACTATCATCAGCGGGCCTGTATGGCAAAGGGAATAAAGAAGAGATAATGTACTACAACTATTGCTTTGCCCATTGTTCATTGCGGGGTTGGGGTGTTGCACAAACTTTCAGCCACTCCAACCACAAAGATCTCTCCTTATTCACCAAAACCATCGTAATCATTACTAGTAAACCTTACCAATATCTACTCTTTATAAAATGTTTATATATTGATCGGAATTTGAGCAGTTCGTTATGCAATACTTTAACCGTATTATTTCAATTTACCGTTGTCAATGAAATAATTTTAACAAATAGAAATTTGTATGTTTACTACATGTGGATACCAAAATTATCAACGCTGCACTTCTACACTACATTTTAACAAGCTTGTTTaattcttgaaagctatcttAGACACCGCCTGCTTTAAAATATAATACACACTGGATAATTgtgtttttttattttaaattttatggattatgatttaAACAACACAGTTTAAAAAATGTACATATTATGTTTAACATAATGGACACAAACCtaatatatcaaaaactcacttaattgtattaattaagtttgtcttgctacaaatatgtgtttttaataaaataataactCAGATTCTATCTGGATTGAATACAATAAAATCTAGATTTGTTTTGTTACTTGTGAACTAAGTACCCGTGCATATTTTATagactagcagcacgggtttacaaaacttgcactaaaatgtactaaaccaatttcCAAAGCAACtttgtctatttccttttctggtgTTAGCATATCTGTGCGGAATCTTGCAGGTCTATGACCACcttttgtccagttaatcttgacttttgatcttgtattctttaagctgctttgtagactttccaattcagtgaatgaattgtttgttgactgataatcttgaatcttgaacttgtctgtattctgaatttgagatagtataTGGAGATCTCCAATTTATTccatagagaagtgacatatcgataagtatattgctttatcgatatctctgagttctctataggtatatttgacttatcgaggtctctagttccttgcatgtgaaatgacttgtcgatatgtctgagatttTACAtataaaaatgacttatcgatatatccgagatctctatatgagaaattgacttgtcaatatttccaattcttcgcatcttcatttgacttgttagatactgagtacaacacagagggggtgaatgtgtttcttggatttttagccttttaaaacttgtttggatatttgtgtgaacaaagcagtttatatttgcagagatattgtgttaATAGAAATAAATCAACAAGTGTTAGGTCctaatatgtttgtagaagggggggttgaatacaaactatactgTTAAAttgaatttaatgcggaataaaaaattgaaacaaaattcaagttaaataaaaatattattaaacttgaaaggtgttacaacaacggtatagtttacaagggattaatctcaaattaattatcacaaatctagaataaattcgacattaactttttctatttttgcaataaaaagaatcaactgctggaagcaatttgagattaagttctagggatttgatccgctagatagttacacaagaacaagagaatgatttctagtggtttggatttaactttaataactagTAATTGATAATCTTAATTCAACAGTTGAAGAGATTAAATGTTTTGCGGCTCTGCTTCTTTTGTTCTTGGTTGGTTTCTGTtgtattttttttgttttctgctgcttctgtctttttttatatttcaatcaacagaatccacttgaactagcatgactatctgagaattggcatgactttcggtgagacaatccgttgagctagcaagacaatctggtgaaccaccatgactttcggtgagacaattgaatgaactagcaagactgtgacgccctcaatctcggggttaggaaatgaggactcacacacctctaatctaataattaaatatgcataaaccccgattaactactaacaggatcaacaggataaagtatgagacaagattacaactaccaatcataaaatataacttacaaacccaaaataccattaaataaacaatatcgattccggatgagaaccgacagataacccattgtatctttaaacattttcttctaggcgcgagctcactcttaattaccactacctgctctggcaaccggaagctctcaacacggtagggaccaccaggtacgctcttatgagcagtgcgcctaagcctgtccatcttcttacttaactgccatggttagattaaaacaaaacaaatgagtataaaactcagcaagtaactatatagcagttctatgatatcaattcacaatatgctttaccaaactcagggcattctactttatttgatctaggtggcagatttccagcttttgggttaaggaaaggttttagaaggaacaatatggagcttttaaggaacaaggctcaacgtGGTTCGAAAgccaacattcatcacaaatcaataaaggatcagaatagatctttcaatagaggaaagcaacagtattttaATATATGGACTCAATCATATGATCaatagatttaagaatcagggttctcgagctttaagcttcacatcataatcaactcttttcaaagcaatataaaccattttcattttcaaaaaaatcaatttactgaacagaaagtttcagttcctttttttttaaataatcatttagaacccttaattggatcactttatctttccatttcatattaatacgggtgatcagcccgtaccgacctccatccggtctttaaggtaccaatcggcataatttcagccttaagttggactagccccgctagcctcttaccatgactggactagtcccactagcctcttacgtcccaatccaatccatcaggaattcatttggaaaaccttgagttggaaaaacaaatagattttctaaaattcattttatcatttccaagcatttgaaatcattcggactcattcaagtcgaaactcattcttaattcaaattttaaggaaacaaagttcagggagtgattcaaagataaacaaggaacaattcataaggattctgtatcaaggataacaaggcactaaattagaaggatcaacatctgtttagggatcaatagggtgatcaggaggaacagggtatcattaaacagggttaacaaggataatcagagggttcaatatatatatttcatggctcaatacataatttgaacagaaaggacagattatcaaagggttgaatcattaagtttatcaataacagtttatcaagaacaaaggcagggtatctcaaatcaatatcagggtttcataattaaacagttcaatactctacatggtatgaacaacattctctttataaccatttacacaagtaatcagagttacttgcctggatttgctttcctgaaggttgaactactgccacctagtaaatcatttcctttcctagcctgaatgccctcacgctccgaatccCGGAACGATTACTATTTACGATATTCCTATCAAACGATTGATCTTAACTATACGAGTATAGTTACACAAATAcacatatcatataatatacTTCACTATTACCCTTTCCAATTATTCAACGAACAACTTATATCTTAAAACACACTTTTAATTCGACTTTAAACCAAATCAAGCAACCACAACTCACATGAGTACACATTTCATTCAAAACTCAATTCCATAATCATAACACTACTTATAACCGTTTAGAATCAAGGCGACTAATTCTTCCTTTTTAAAATTCtataattcgaaccaaaaataGCAAATAagcaaacattttctaaaattttcacATGCAATCACCTAGTTATCTTCTATAATCAAATCCATCACTTAAACTTGAATTTGACTTCTTAAAAATCATGGTCCATTCGGCCCTACTATAAATACcaatcaaaatcaatcaatttttCATACCAAATCCACATAAACTCATAAACAATCATTTAGTCATGTAATCCAACTTAATATTCTTATAAAACAACTATACCGTTCGAATTTCTCAAGAAATACAACATACATCTTTAATTTGATCTTGCAAATGACATGCAAGAGTATTTTCATGGTTTAAACCTAAATCATAGTTGATTCAAGCAAGGATAACACACCAAGTTGCTATCTTTTTCTTTATTAAGCAAGAATTCGGACCAAACATAACACAATCCCGCATGCATACTCGATTTTAACCTTTAATTCAATTTAGGCCCTTAGTTGATCCATCAATTTCAAAAACAACTATCAAACAATCATTTTTATCAATCAGAAATCAATTTGTTCTTTGAAAACCCAAAACCCTA is a window of Apium graveolens cultivar Ventura chromosome 11, ASM990537v1, whole genome shotgun sequence DNA encoding:
- the LOC141697954 gene encoding copper transport protein ATX1 — translated: MAETVVLKVGMSCQGCVGAVKRVLGKMEGVESFDIDIDQQKVTVKGNVQPDAVFQTVAKTGKKTEYWESAAGTAESKPTETVAVA